In Poecilia reticulata strain Guanapo linkage group LG17, Guppy_female_1.0+MT, whole genome shotgun sequence, the following proteins share a genomic window:
- the oprk1 gene encoding kappa-type opioid receptor: MESGVVHIFKEDRCPLGQPGQCVPNFTWQPGLSDIFNYTPNGTWDAEPEPMSPIIPIIVAVYSVVFVVGLVGNCLVMYVIIRYTKMKTATNIYIFNLAVADALVTTTMPFQSTDYLLSSWPFGEVACKVFISIDYYNMFTSIFTLTMMSVDRYIAVCHPVKALDFRTPVKAKIINVIIWVLSSAAGIPAMVLGSTNTNNGTTECALQFPDPYTYWDTLMKICVFIFAFVAPLIIITVCYTLMVLRLKSVRLLSGSREKDRNLRRITRLVLVVVAVFVVCWTPIHIFILVKALSANVPETTAVMAAYFFCVALGYTNSSLNPILYAFLDENFKRCFRDFCCPGGRGHGDCHGVSRVRSTLRDHTCATEGRGDGRQARPV; the protein is encoded by the exons ATGGAGAGCGGCGTGGTGCACATTTTCAAAGAGGACCGCTGTCCCTTGGGCCAGCCGGGCCAGTGCGTCCCGAACTTCACCTGGCAGCCCGGCTTGTCGGACATCTTCAACTACACCCCCAACGGCACCTGGGACGCGGAACCTGAGCCGATGTCACCCATCATCCCCATCATAGTCGCCGTTTACTCTGTGGTGTTTGTGGTGGGCTTGGTGGGCAACTGTTTGGTGATGTATGTCATCATTAG ATacaccaaaatgaaaacagccaCCAACATCTACATCTTCAACCTGGCGGTTGCCGACGCCCTGGTTACCACCACCATGCCCTTCCAGAGCACCGACTACCTCCTCAGTTCCTGGCCATTTGGCGAGGTGGCATGCAAAGTCTTCATCTCCATCGACTACTACAACATGTTCACCAGTATCTTCACCCTGACGATGATGAGCGTGGACCGCTACATTGCTGTGTGTCACCCGGTCAAGGCTCTGGATTTCCGCACGCCAGTGAAGGCGAAGATCATCAATGTGATCATCTGGGTTCTGTCCTCGGCTGCTGGGATTCCTGCCATGGTCCTCGGCAGCACCAACACCAACAACG GAACCACAGAATGCGCKTTACAGTTCCCTGATCCCTACACCTACTGGGACACCCTGATGAAGATATGCGTTTTCATCTTCGCCTTTGTGGCGcccctcatcatcatcaccgTCTGCTACACCCTGATGGTGCTGCGGCTGAAGAGCGTGCGCCTCCTGTCCGGCTCACGCGAGAAAGACCGCAACCTTCGACGGATCACccgtctggttctggtggtgGTCGCGGTGTTTGTGGTGTGCTGGACCCCCATCCACATCTTCATCCTGGTYAAAGCGTTGTCAGCCAACGTGCCCGAGACCACCGCTGTCATGGCTGCCTACTTCTTCTGCGTGGCGCTGGGCTACACCAACAGCAGCCTCAACCCCATCCTTTATGCGTTCCTGGAYGARAACTTTAAGAGGTGCTTCAGAGACTTCTGCTGCCCYGGGGGACGGGGTCACGGTGACTGTCAYGGGGTGAGCAGAGTGAGGAGCACGCTTCGGGACCACACCTGYGCCACCGAAGGGAGGGGTGATGGGAGACAAGCCAGGCCCGTATGA